A region of the bacterium genome:
AGACCAGGACCTTTCAGTTACCGGGGTCCATTCCGCTGCGGGACGGGATATCCGTGGCTCCCCGTGACGGCTCGAGCGGGGTGAGCCCGTAGGACACCCGCCGTCACCGGGCGAAGAGGGCCGGCGTGAGCATCGATTTCTTGATAACGTCGCTCATCGTCGTCGTCGCGCCCGGGACGGGTGTGCTCTATACGCTGGCGGCGGGCTTGTCGCGTGGGCCGCGCGCAAGCATCGTGGCGGCGTTCGGATGCACCCTCGGCATTCTCCCGCACATGGCCGCGGCGATCCTGGGGCTGGCCGCGCTCCTGCACGCGAGTGCCACGGCATTCCAGACCCTCAAGTACCTCGGCGTGATCTATCTGCTCTACATGGCGTGGAACGCGTTGAGGGAGCGGGGCGTGCTGCGGGTGGAAGAGGAGGCCGGCACCCGTTCGGTCGTGCAGGTGATCGTCACCGCTGTCCTGATCAACGTCCTCAATCCAAAACTGTCGATCTTCTTCTTTGCTTTCCTGCCGCAGTTTGTGACCACCGGCGAACCGCATCCGCTTCTGCGCATGCTCGGGCTAAGCAGCGTGTTCATGCTCTTGACGTTCGTGGTCTTCGTCGGATACGGGCTGTTCGCGGCGTCGATTCGCCGGCACGTTATCGCGCGCCCGCGGGTCTTGACGTGGATGCGCCGCACGTTCGCCGGCGCGTTTGTCGCGCTCGGCGTGAAACTCGCGCTTGCCGATCGCTGAAGCAAGTCGGTGACCCCGCCGGAGGGCCCCGCGGCGCCGCGCGACTACGCGTTCGATAACGCGTGGGCCCACGCGCGGCGGCGGCTGCGCGGGCTTGAGCAGCTCCTCGATCCCGGCACGCTTCGACATCTCGAGGCGCTCGGCGTGGGAGAAGGTTGGCGCTGCCTGGAAATCGGGGCCGGCGGGGGCTCCATCGCGGAGTGGCTCTCCCGGCGGGTGGGTCCGACCGGACAGGTCATGGCGACCGACCTGGATACCCGTTTCCTCGCGGCACTGACGGCGCCCAATCTGGACGTGCGTCGCCACGATATCGTCTCGGACGACCTTCCGGAGGGCCGATTCGATCTGGTGCTTTCGCGACTCGTGCTGGAGCACATTCAGGAGCGCGAGAGGGCGCTCCGGCGGATGCGATCCGCGCTCAGGCCGGGTGGCTGGCTGGTGTGCGAGGGAGCGGACAACATCTCGGTCGCGCTCGTGTCCCCCACGGATGCCGCGAGCAATGCCCTGTTCATGAAAATCGAGCAAGGAAAAGACCGGGTGATGGCGGCACGGGGCAGTATGTACTGCGGCCGTCACCTGTTTGGAATGCTCCGCGCGCTCGGGCTCGCCGACGTCCAGGCCGACGCGCGCGTGTCTCTGCTCTACGCGGGTACTGAACCGGTACTGTGGAAGCGGCTCTCGGTCGAACAGCTCCGGGGAGACATCGTCGACGCCGGCCTGGCGACGGCGGCGGAGATCGAGGCATACTTCGCGCTTCTCGATGCGCCCAACTTCGTATCGCAGGGATTCATCGTGACGACGGCTTGGGGCCGCGTGAGTCAGTAGGGTCCTGTTGCGGGCGCGGTCAGACCGGCGGCCCACGCGCTGATGTGTGCGAGGGTGTAGTGCATCATCTGACCCAAGGCGGCGGCGACCATGACCAAAACAAATATCAGTCCGATGCTCAGCAGCACGTACTCGGAGGTCGTCTGTTCGTTCCCGCCATGGCCGTTTTGACCGCGCATATATCTGGTCTAGTGCCCACGTACAACTGGGACTAGACACAGGTCACGCGACGTATGTGCGGTAGCCCGCCTTCATGAGCTCGAGCACGTCGTCCCCGGGCATCGCGGCGATCGCGCGATTGAAGATCTCCACCTCGACCGGCCCCGTGTAGCCGGCCGCGTCGACCGCGCGCTTGAGCCGGCGCAACTCGATCACGCCGTCGCCCATCATCCCGCGTCCGTGCAGGACGTCCGGGAGCGGTGTGATCCAGTCGCTCACGTGAAACCCGAAGATCTGCCGGCCGGCGCGCGCGATCTCCGCGCACACCGCCGGATCCCACCACACGTGGTAGACGTCCACGACGACGCCGACGGGGGCGCCGGCGCATCGCGCCGCGATCGCGTTCGCCTCCGCGAGCGTCGTGATGACCGAGCGATCCGCGGCGAACATCGGATGCAGCGGCTCGATCGCCAGCCGGACGCCGTGCGCGGCGGCATGGGGTGCGAGAT
Encoded here:
- a CDS encoding sugar phosphate isomerase/epimerase family protein; the protein is MPAAPSDDGVRLSLNQMTIPAWSVPEAVEGCARHGLRWIGLWREKVAEVGVARAARAAREAGVGVSSLCRGGWFPAPSEAERRARIADNRRAIEEARDLGTDTLVLVCGGLGGCDLEAARRWVEDAVADLAPHAAAHGVRLAIEPLHPMFAADRSVITTLAEANAIAARCAGAPVGVVVDVYHVWWDPAVCAEIARAGRQIFGFHVSDWITPLPDVLHGRGMMGDGVIELRRLKRAVDAAGYTGPVEVEIFNRAIAAMPGDDVLELMKAGYRTYVA
- a CDS encoding LysE family translocator; amino-acid sequence: MSIDFLITSLIVVVAPGTGVLYTLAAGLSRGPRASIVAAFGCTLGILPHMAAAILGLAALLHASATAFQTLKYLGVIYLLYMAWNALRERGVLRVEEEAGTRSVVQVIVTAVLINVLNPKLSIFFFAFLPQFVTTGEPHPLLRMLGLSSVFMLLTFVVFVGYGLFAASIRRHVIARPRVLTWMRRTFAGAFVALGVKLALADR
- a CDS encoding methyltransferase domain-containing protein, which translates into the protein MTPPEGPAAPRDYAFDNAWAHARRRLRGLEQLLDPGTLRHLEALGVGEGWRCLEIGAGGGSIAEWLSRRVGPTGQVMATDLDTRFLAALTAPNLDVRRHDIVSDDLPEGRFDLVLSRLVLEHIQERERALRRMRSALRPGGWLVCEGADNISVALVSPTDAASNALFMKIEQGKDRVMAARGSMYCGRHLFGMLRALGLADVQADARVSLLYAGTEPVLWKRLSVEQLRGDIVDAGLATAAEIEAYFALLDAPNFVSQGFIVTTAWGRVSQ